DNA from Microbacterium foliorum:
GGGAGCGGGTACACGAAGGCGTCTGCGTCGAAGTAGCGGGCGAGCTCGGCACGCAGCCGGGTCAGCCGTCGCCCCCGGCGCACCCTGGCCGCGGCCTGCTGGATGCGATCCACGTCGGAGTCGGTGAGGAAGGGCTGGATGCGCACGAACCGATCGCCGACCACGCCGGGCTCGATGGTGCTGAGCACCAGGTCGGTGTCGAAGGACGCCCAGTCGGGATCGACGTTCGTGATGACGCTGGTGACCTCGATCGCCGAGCCCAGCGACCGGTCGACGCTCGATCGCAGCAGTTCGTGGAGCTCGTAGTATCCGGGGCAGACGATCGTCGCCGTGAGGATCGACTCCGCCTTGCGGCTGCGCTCGAGCCGTCCCCCCACGTGCATGGCCACGTAGGCGATCTCGTCGTCGTGGATCGGCGTGCCCAGGCGGTCGTGCAGTCCGCTGGCGATCGACACGGCCACCTCGAAGATCATCGGATACGAGGTCTTCAGCGAGCGGGTGAGCGGATTGCGGGTCAGCGCGCGCTCCTGGGCACGCCGCATCAGATTCTGCACGTGCAGCGCCAGGCGCAGCACGAAGGTCTCATCGACCAGATCGACCTGGAAGTCCTCGGCGGCACGGGCGATCTCGGCCCTCACGGCGGTCTCGACGGCGGGGTCGACACCGCTGCGTGCCACGTCGCCGGCGGCATCCTCCCCCGGTGCGACGATGCGCGTGAGCACGAGCGAGGCGAGGTGACTGCTGTCGCCGTCGCCCAGAGTGACCGAGAAGTGCTCGTGGGCCAGACGGGCGATCACGGCGCCCACCCGGGGGATCTCCTCACGCGCCCCCGTGGGGCCCGCTTCCAGGGCGTGACCCGCGGCGACCCGCTCGGCCGCGATCGCGATGTGCAGGAGGACATCGGAGATCGCGAGTTCGTTGACGTAGTAGCCGAGCTCGCCGAGCTCCCCCACCAGCGCGGATTTGAAGGGCGCGACAGACCCCGCCGCGACCGCACCGCCCTCGAGCGCGCGCCGGAAGGTCTCGGGGTGGAAGGACGCGGCGTCCATCTCGTCGTGAGCGAGGCGGCTGAGCAGCCGCCTCTGCGCCGCCTCGGTGCCGCGCAGCCGCACGATCTCCCGGTCGCGCTCCAGGGTCAGCTCCGTTCCCTCCAGCAGCCCGCGCACGCGCGAGAGATCCGCCTCGAGGGTCGCCTCACTGACGTGCAGCTCGTTCGCCGCCTCGAACACGTCGACGCCGGTCGGGACGTCGAGGAGCGTGCGTACGAGTCCGTGCAGCCGGTCTCTGGGGGCCGACTCGCCGCTCTGCCGCGTGCGCAGTGCGCGACGCGCCCCCGCACCTGCCCGATACCCCGCAGGCCCCGACTCCACGGCGTCCGCGTCGCCCGTCCGGGCGTTCACGGCAGCCACATACGAGCGGATGCTGCGCGGGGTCACCCCGAGCTGATCGGCGAGGCTCGCGGCCGTCGCCCAGTCGCCCTGGCGGAGGAGGGTCGAGAGGAGCTGGTCCTGGCGCTGACGCGACATGATCCTCCCCTCCTCCGTGCCGACTGCACTGTCCTGACGTGATTCCCATGATGTCAGTAAGCGGGGCGCCCTGCTCCGGAACCGACGTTCC
Protein-coding regions in this window:
- a CDS encoding BglG family transcription antiterminator, producing the protein MSRQRQDQLLSTLLRQGDWATAASLADQLGVTPRSIRSYVAAVNARTGDADAVESGPAGYRAGAGARRALRTRQSGESAPRDRLHGLVRTLLDVPTGVDVFEAANELHVSEATLEADLSRVRGLLEGTELTLERDREIVRLRGTEAAQRRLLSRLAHDEMDAASFHPETFRRALEGGAVAAGSVAPFKSALVGELGELGYYVNELAISDVLLHIAIAAERVAAGHALEAGPTGAREEIPRVGAVIARLAHEHFSVTLGDGDSSHLASLVLTRIVAPGEDAAGDVARSGVDPAVETAVRAEIARAAEDFQVDLVDETFVLRLALHVQNLMRRAQERALTRNPLTRSLKTSYPMIFEVAVSIASGLHDRLGTPIHDDEIAYVAMHVGGRLERSRKAESILTATIVCPGYYELHELLRSSVDRSLGSAIEVTSVITNVDPDWASFDTDLVLSTIEPGVVGDRFVRIQPFLTDSDVDRIQQAAARVRRGRRLTRLRAELARYFDADAFVYPLPDEGEEAIIRRLGGLLVTAGLIGEDYVENTIVRERMSSTAFTDALAVPHALQMTATRTAIAIGVADGSAAWGEGRVQVVALAAFSETDRAAFQTVFEQLVEVFSERDSVQRILRRGTTFETFLDELVAVIDG